The following proteins come from a genomic window of Salvia hispanica cultivar TCC Black 2014 chromosome 4, UniMelb_Shisp_WGS_1.0, whole genome shotgun sequence:
- the LOC125223853 gene encoding F-box protein SKIP16 isoform X1 produces the protein MGLENVSGLAMHVILSKSGPTEAAAVACLGKRFRAWASDDLLWAQFCSHELDLTSPLDPDDNPAPSFKAAYQAWRESFSMYPWPLVLRVRRCWGRIKAWLAVNFPEALPTLRKGASEDAIEDFEKALKVKLPLPTRVLYRFCDGQELPDEGSSGGMPSSLLGIIGGYTLYDHLVNVFLLPLSQIILDTKSIMDQIGLSSRSKYIVVAASATYSEKLFFLNCGSGQLFVGTRNLVTDGEMLPCVPDTLISSVHDRSGSQQQDAMLLWLEEHGRRLEEGIIKVRQQRKMRSINLFPEEPPLCTSAITNGVKVRASAAFLPEFSNLQDELEKFLFAYSIRMSLSPDGCVINGLTFSSCQLYWRQWIIRANDTIVSNVNGEAVIGKFPLLRPGEAEFVYESCTSLRASKGSVEGSFTFVPGRLVDPEGAPFPVEVARFPLQLPDYIF, from the exons ATGGGTTTGGAGAACGTAAGCGGCCTCGCGATGCATGTTATCCTCTCCAAATCGGGCCCTACCGAAGCCGCCGCCGTCGCCTGCCTCGGCAAGCGCTTTCGCGCCTGGGCCTCCGATGACCTCTTATGGGCCCAGTTCTGCTCACACGAGCTCGATCTCACCTCCCCTCTCGATCCTGACGACAATCCCGCCCCTTCATTCAAG GCAGCTTATCAAGCATGGCGGGAGAGTTTTTCGATGTATCCATGGCCACTTGTCTTACGGGTTAGAAGGTGCTGGGGCAGAATTAAGGCATGGTTGGCAGTAAACTTTCCGGAGGCTTTGCCAACTCTGCGCAAAGGCGCATCAGAAGATGCGATTGAGGATTTTGAGAAGGCTTTGAAAGTTAAACTGCCTCTCCCTACTAGGGTGCTCTACCGATTTTGTGATGGTCAAGAGCTACCGGATGAGGGCTCGAGTGGAGGGATGCCGTCGAGTTTATTGGGTATAATTGGTGGCTACACTCTATATGATCACTTGGTGAATGTGTTTTTGTTACCCTTGAGCCAAATCATACTTGACACGAAGAGTATTATGGATCAAATCGGGCTGAGCAGTAGATCCAAGTATATTGTAGTGGCAGCTTCTGCTACTTACAGTGAAAAGCTTTTCTTTTTGAACTGTGGCAGTGGCCAGCTTTTCGTTGGCACAAGGAATCTTGTGACGGATGGGGAGATGCTTCCTTGTGTTCCGGATACATTGATCAGTTCTGTGCATGATCGATCAGGAAGCCAGCAGCAGGATGCCATGCTTTTGTGGCTTGAAGAACATGGTCGTCGGTTGGAAGAGGGCATTATTAAAGTTCGCCAACAAAGGAAAATGCGAAGTATCAATTTGTTCCCGGAAGAGCCACCCCTCTGTACGTCTGCTATAACAAATGGTGTTAAG GTTCGTGCTTCTGCTGCATTTCTGCCTGAGTTCAGCAACCTCCAAGATGAATTAGAGAAGTTTCTGTTTGCATATTCAATTCGCATGTCTCTTTCACCCGATGGCTGTGTCATCAATGGGTTGACCTTCAGTTCTTGCCAATTGTATTGGAGACAGTGGATTATACGTGCTAATGATACAATTGTCTCTAATGTAAATGGGGAAGCGGTGATTGGGAAG TTTCCACTACTTCGTCCTGGTGAGGCAGAGTTTGTTTATGAGAGTTGTACATCTCTACGTGCATCCAAAGGATCAGTCGAAGgctcttttacttttgttcccGGAAG ATTAGTTGATCCAGAAGGTGCCCCATTCCCCGTGGAAGTAGCTCGATTTCCCCTTCAGCTTCCAGACTACATATTCTGA
- the LOC125223853 gene encoding F-box protein SKIP16 isoform X2 — translation MYPWPLVLRVRRCWGRIKAWLAVNFPEALPTLRKGASEDAIEDFEKALKVKLPLPTRVLYRFCDGQELPDEGSSGGMPSSLLGIIGGYTLYDHLVNVFLLPLSQIILDTKSIMDQIGLSSRSKYIVVAASATYSEKLFFLNCGSGQLFVGTRNLVTDGEMLPCVPDTLISSVHDRSGSQQQDAMLLWLEEHGRRLEEGIIKVRQQRKMRSINLFPEEPPLCTSAITNGVKVRASAAFLPEFSNLQDELEKFLFAYSIRMSLSPDGCVINGLTFSSCQLYWRQWIIRANDTIVSNVNGEAVIGKFPLLRPGEAEFVYESCTSLRASKGSVEGSFTFVPGRLVDPEGAPFPVEVARFPLQLPDYIF, via the exons ATGTATCCATGGCCACTTGTCTTACGGGTTAGAAGGTGCTGGGGCAGAATTAAGGCATGGTTGGCAGTAAACTTTCCGGAGGCTTTGCCAACTCTGCGCAAAGGCGCATCAGAAGATGCGATTGAGGATTTTGAGAAGGCTTTGAAAGTTAAACTGCCTCTCCCTACTAGGGTGCTCTACCGATTTTGTGATGGTCAAGAGCTACCGGATGAGGGCTCGAGTGGAGGGATGCCGTCGAGTTTATTGGGTATAATTGGTGGCTACACTCTATATGATCACTTGGTGAATGTGTTTTTGTTACCCTTGAGCCAAATCATACTTGACACGAAGAGTATTATGGATCAAATCGGGCTGAGCAGTAGATCCAAGTATATTGTAGTGGCAGCTTCTGCTACTTACAGTGAAAAGCTTTTCTTTTTGAACTGTGGCAGTGGCCAGCTTTTCGTTGGCACAAGGAATCTTGTGACGGATGGGGAGATGCTTCCTTGTGTTCCGGATACATTGATCAGTTCTGTGCATGATCGATCAGGAAGCCAGCAGCAGGATGCCATGCTTTTGTGGCTTGAAGAACATGGTCGTCGGTTGGAAGAGGGCATTATTAAAGTTCGCCAACAAAGGAAAATGCGAAGTATCAATTTGTTCCCGGAAGAGCCACCCCTCTGTACGTCTGCTATAACAAATGGTGTTAAG GTTCGTGCTTCTGCTGCATTTCTGCCTGAGTTCAGCAACCTCCAAGATGAATTAGAGAAGTTTCTGTTTGCATATTCAATTCGCATGTCTCTTTCACCCGATGGCTGTGTCATCAATGGGTTGACCTTCAGTTCTTGCCAATTGTATTGGAGACAGTGGATTATACGTGCTAATGATACAATTGTCTCTAATGTAAATGGGGAAGCGGTGATTGGGAAG TTTCCACTACTTCGTCCTGGTGAGGCAGAGTTTGTTTATGAGAGTTGTACATCTCTACGTGCATCCAAAGGATCAGTCGAAGgctcttttacttttgttcccGGAAG ATTAGTTGATCCAGAAGGTGCCCCATTCCCCGTGGAAGTAGCTCGATTTCCCCTTCAGCTTCCAGACTACATATTCTGA